A genome region from Deinococcus seoulensis includes the following:
- a CDS encoding GNAT family N-acetyltransferase, whose protein sequence is MPDLPTPGLPTVRPATRADVPAILEIYNHAVLHTTASYDLEPVSLESRLAWFDHKVQGGWPVLVTDRDGVVTGWATFGPFREKPGYRFTAEHSVYVREDCRGQGLGRALLLALIAQARERGLHSLIGGVDAGNAGSLAFHGGLGFRQVAHFREVGFKFGRWLDLVFLQLPLAEAGAGVP, encoded by the coding sequence ATGCCCGACCTGCCCACCCCTGGCCTGCCCACTGTCCGCCCTGCCACCCGCGCAGACGTTCCGGCCATTCTGGAGATCTACAATCACGCGGTGCTGCACACGACGGCCAGTTACGACCTGGAGCCGGTCAGTCTGGAATCGAGGCTGGCGTGGTTCGATCACAAGGTGCAGGGCGGCTGGCCGGTCCTGGTGACGGACCGTGACGGCGTGGTGACGGGCTGGGCGACGTTCGGGCCGTTCCGGGAGAAACCGGGGTACCGGTTCACGGCCGAGCATTCCGTGTACGTCCGCGAGGACTGCCGGGGGCAGGGGCTGGGCCGGGCGCTGCTGCTGGCGCTGATCGCGCAGGCGCGGGAGCGGGGGCTGCACTCACTGATCGGCGGGGTGGACGCCGGGAACGCCGGGAGTCTCGCGTTTCATGGGGGACTGGGCTTCCGGCAGGTGGCGCACTTCCGTGAGGTGGGGTTCAAGTTCGGGCGCTGGCTGGATCTGGTGTTCCTGCAACTGCCGCTGGCGGAGGCGGGTGCGGGTGTACCCTGA
- a CDS encoding AI-2E family transporter yields the protein MTGPPAPPTVQIVNLLPVALLVIGLLLALKFFALVAPSLMAITLAIVLASALNPLARFLERRMPRAAAGVLTVLLVVAFLGGLGFVAIPPVVSQLSSLSSGSGMDLGQIERRLNDWLHLHPEVDGVVPDGAVGQLGEQVQRIGERLATQLPSMVALVVGGLFTALVTLVMVVFVLGNPVPLVNGFLGAVPPAHRVKAAHALAQVLKHLGAWGRATMLIMAVTGTVTALGFLALGVKNWLVFGILAALGELIPTIGPIVATLPPVLFALAEDPSRALLILIFVLVFQQVEGAVLAPFLVGGAGGLHPLSVTVGVLLFGGAFGLVGAFLTVPFLIVIKAAYQHFYLCDAPNIPDAVAMALISGKVEEQLDRQEEQREAAQRRATEAREAELARQVEQGELDLEDALESPPPPTGPT from the coding sequence GTGACCGGCCCTCCCGCCCCGCCCACCGTGCAGATCGTGAACCTGCTGCCCGTGGCGCTGCTGGTCATCGGGCTGCTGCTGGCACTGAAGTTCTTCGCGCTGGTCGCCCCGTCCCTGATGGCCATCACCCTCGCCATCGTCCTCGCCAGCGCCCTGAACCCACTGGCCCGCTTCCTGGAACGCCGCATGCCACGCGCCGCCGCCGGGGTGCTGACCGTCCTGCTGGTCGTCGCCTTCCTGGGCGGCCTGGGCTTCGTGGCCATTCCGCCGGTCGTGTCGCAGCTGAGCAGTCTCAGCAGCGGCTCGGGCATGGACCTCGGGCAGATCGAACGCCGCCTGAACGACTGGCTGCACCTGCACCCCGAAGTGGACGGGGTCGTCCCGGACGGCGCCGTGGGACAGCTGGGCGAACAGGTGCAGCGCATCGGTGAACGCCTCGCCACGCAACTGCCCAGCATGGTCGCGCTGGTCGTGGGCGGCCTGTTCACGGCGCTCGTCACGCTGGTCATGGTCGTGTTCGTCCTCGGGAACCCCGTGCCGCTCGTCAACGGGTTCCTGGGCGCCGTGCCGCCCGCGCACCGCGTGAAGGCCGCGCACGCCCTCGCGCAGGTCCTCAAGCACCTGGGCGCGTGGGGCCGCGCCACCATGCTGATCATGGCCGTCACCGGGACCGTCACCGCGCTGGGATTCCTGGCGCTGGGCGTGAAGAACTGGCTGGTGTTCGGCATCCTGGCCGCGCTGGGCGAACTGATCCCCACCATCGGCCCGATCGTGGCGACCCTGCCGCCCGTCCTGTTCGCGCTGGCCGAGGACCCCAGCCGCGCCCTGCTGATCCTGATCTTCGTGCTGGTCTTCCAGCAGGTCGAGGGCGCCGTCCTCGCGCCGTTCCTGGTGGGCGGCGCCGGCGGCCTGCACCCCCTGTCGGTCACGGTGGGCGTCCTGCTGTTCGGCGGGGCGTTCGGACTGGTCGGCGCGTTCCTGACCGTTCCGTTCCTGATCGTCATCAAGGCCGCGTACCAGCACTTCTACCTGTGCGACGCCCCGAACATCCCCGACGCGGTCGCCATGGCCCTGATCAGCGGCAAGGTCGAGGAGCAACTTGACCGGCAGGAAGAGCAGCGCGAGGCCGCCCAGCGCCGCGCCACCGAGGCCCGCGAGGCCGAACTCGCCCGGCAGGTCGAGCAGGGCGAACTGGACCTCGAAGACGCCCTGGAATCCCCGCCGCCCCCCACCGGACCGACCTGA
- a CDS encoding methylmalonyl-CoA mutase family protein: MNSKNEWMQSVYSPAAQKFPERKYNFKNLSDMEPEPIYTADDLKDWDAERDLGYPGEFPFTRGVQPSVYRGKLWTMRMFAGFGSAEQTNERFHALLRAGQTGLSTAFDLPTLMGYDSDHPFSKGEVGKCGVAVSSLADMEILFRGIDPTQVTTSMTINSPANAIWAMYIANAQKQGKDLGQVGGTIQNDILKEFIAQKEFIYPPAPSVKLVIDTFEWGPKVLPKWNFISVSGYHIREAGATGVQELAFTLADGFHYVEKALERGLDIDEFAPRISFFWDIHNDFFEEIAKLRAARRIWARQMRDRYGAKNPKSWMLRTHSQTAGVSLPAQQPLNNIARVAIQALAAVLGGTQSLHTDAFDEALALPTEEAATIALRTQQIIAYETGVAGVVDPLAGSYYVEKLTDDIEAAAMGYIEQIRAMGGVEAGIDSGFFQLEMAEAAYRYQREVETKNRIVVGVNDFVQDAVEVPIQLIDPQVERVQEARLAQVRRERDPARVKAALDALHDTAVTGANSMPAFLECAHAYVTLGEQMDILKRVYGEYVEPAVV, translated from the coding sequence ATGAACAGCAAGAACGAGTGGATGCAGAGCGTCTACAGCCCCGCCGCGCAGAAGTTCCCCGAGCGCAAGTACAACTTCAAGAACCTCTCGGACATGGAGCCCGAACCCATCTACACCGCAGACGACCTGAAGGACTGGGACGCCGAACGGGACCTGGGGTACCCCGGCGAGTTCCCGTTCACGCGTGGCGTGCAGCCCAGCGTGTACCGCGGGAAACTCTGGACCATGCGGATGTTCGCGGGCTTCGGCAGCGCCGAGCAGACCAACGAACGCTTCCACGCGCTGCTGCGCGCCGGACAGACGGGCCTGAGTACCGCCTTCGACCTGCCCACCCTGATGGGCTACGACAGCGACCACCCCTTCAGCAAGGGTGAGGTCGGGAAGTGCGGCGTGGCGGTCAGCAGTCTCGCGGACATGGAGATCCTGTTCCGGGGGATCGACCCCACGCAGGTCACGACGTCCATGACCATCAACAGCCCCGCGAACGCCATCTGGGCCATGTACATCGCGAACGCGCAGAAGCAGGGCAAGGACCTGGGGCAGGTGGGCGGCACCATCCAGAACGACATCCTGAAGGAATTCATCGCGCAGAAGGAATTCATCTACCCGCCCGCGCCCAGCGTGAAACTGGTCATCGACACCTTCGAGTGGGGCCCGAAGGTCCTGCCGAAGTGGAACTTCATCAGCGTGTCCGGCTACCACATCCGCGAGGCGGGGGCGACCGGCGTGCAGGAACTCGCGTTCACGCTCGCGGACGGCTTCCACTACGTGGAGAAGGCGCTGGAACGCGGCCTGGACATCGACGAGTTCGCGCCGCGCATCAGTTTCTTCTGGGACATTCACAACGACTTCTTCGAGGAGATCGCCAAACTCCGCGCCGCGCGGCGCATCTGGGCGCGGCAGATGCGCGACCGCTACGGCGCGAAGAACCCGAAAAGCTGGATGCTGCGCACGCACTCCCAGACCGCCGGGGTGTCCCTGCCCGCGCAGCAACCCCTGAACAACATCGCCCGCGTCGCCATCCAGGCGCTGGCGGCCGTGCTGGGCGGCACGCAGAGCCTGCACACCGACGCCTTCGACGAGGCGCTGGCGCTGCCCACCGAGGAGGCCGCCACCATCGCCCTGCGCACCCAGCAGATCATCGCGTACGAGACCGGCGTGGCGGGCGTCGTGGACCCCCTGGCCGGCAGTTACTACGTCGAGAAACTCACGGACGACATCGAGGCGGCCGCCATGGGGTACATCGAGCAGATCCGCGCGATGGGCGGCGTGGAGGCCGGGATCGACAGCGGGTTCTTCCAGCTGGAGATGGCCGAGGCCGCCTACCGCTACCAGCGTGAAGTCGAGACGAAAAACCGCATCGTGGTCGGCGTGAACGACTTCGTGCAGGACGCCGTCGAGGTGCCCATCCAGCTGATCGACCCGCAGGTGGAACGCGTGCAGGAGGCGCGGCTGGCGCAGGTGCGGCGCGAACGCGACCCCGCGCGCGTGAAGGCCGCGCTGGACGCCCTGCACGACACGGCCGTGACCGGCGCGAACTCCATGCCCGCCTTCCTGGAATGCGCGCACGCCTACGTCACACTGGGCGAGCAGATGGACATCCTGAAACGCGTGTACGGCGAGTACGTGGAACCCGCCGTGGTGTAA
- the typA gene encoding translational GTPase TypA: protein MEYRNIAIIAHVDHGKTTLVDALLRQTLKLGHGEEIVERAMDSNDLEKERGITILAKNTAVEYNGIKINIVDTPGHADFGGEVERVLGMVDGALVLVDAAEGPMPQTRFVLRKAIELGLKPIVVVNKIDRNDARPEEVVNLTFDLMAELGANDDQLDFPILYAIARDGKAYKELDKPQDDMHELFDMVLEHIPAPSVDVNAPFQMLVTNLDYNEYLGRIVLGRVKRGTVKKGEFVQLMHKDGTMTKTRVVQPFTHMGLRRIEADAVSAGDIVALAGIEDAQIGETVADLADPEALPIITVDEPTVSMIFQPNTSPFAGRDGKYVTSRHLNDRLKKEVMTNVSLKVEEIRPDEFKVSGRGELHLSILLETMRREGYEVQVGAPQVIIREIDGEKHEPIEHLVLDMPESLSSAVIGVLGSRKGQMVNMEPMGTRVRVEFKIPSRALFGFRNQFLSMTQGEGIMSHIFDGYAPWAGEIKSRQNGSLVSMEDGPAFAYSIWKLQDRGNFFIEAGAEVYIGMIVGENAREQDMNVNVCKNKKLTNVRSSGADDALTLTPIRRLSLEDALEYISEDELVELTPNNIRLRKKILNPSLRK from the coding sequence ATGGAATACAGAAACATCGCGATCATTGCACACGTCGACCACGGCAAGACCACCCTCGTGGACGCCCTGCTGCGCCAGACCCTGAAACTCGGCCACGGCGAGGAAATCGTCGAACGCGCCATGGACAGCAACGACCTTGAAAAAGAGCGCGGCATCACCATCCTCGCGAAGAACACCGCCGTCGAGTACAACGGCATCAAGATCAACATCGTCGACACCCCCGGCCACGCCGACTTCGGCGGGGAAGTCGAACGCGTCCTCGGCATGGTCGACGGCGCCCTGGTCCTCGTGGACGCCGCCGAAGGCCCCATGCCCCAGACCCGCTTCGTGCTGCGCAAGGCCATCGAACTGGGCCTCAAGCCCATCGTGGTCGTCAACAAGATCGACCGTAACGACGCCCGCCCCGAAGAAGTCGTGAACCTGACCTTCGACCTGATGGCCGAACTCGGCGCGAACGACGACCAGCTGGACTTCCCGATCCTGTACGCCATCGCCCGCGACGGCAAGGCCTACAAGGAACTCGACAAGCCCCAGGACGACATGCACGAACTGTTCGACATGGTCCTCGAGCACATCCCCGCTCCCAGCGTGGACGTCAACGCCCCCTTCCAGATGCTCGTCACCAACCTCGACTACAACGAGTACCTGGGCCGCATCGTCCTGGGACGCGTCAAGCGCGGCACCGTCAAGAAGGGCGAATTCGTCCAGCTGATGCACAAAGACGGCACCATGACCAAGACGCGCGTCGTGCAGCCCTTCACGCACATGGGCCTGCGCCGCATCGAAGCCGACGCCGTCAGCGCCGGTGACATCGTCGCCCTGGCCGGCATCGAGGACGCCCAGATCGGTGAGACCGTCGCCGACCTCGCCGACCCCGAAGCGCTGCCCATCATCACCGTCGACGAACCCACCGTCAGCATGATCTTCCAGCCGAACACCAGCCCCTTCGCGGGCCGCGACGGCAAGTACGTCACCAGCCGCCACCTGAACGACCGCCTGAAGAAAGAAGTCATGACCAACGTGTCCCTGAAAGTCGAGGAAATCCGCCCCGACGAGTTCAAGGTCAGCGGCCGCGGCGAACTGCACCTGAGCATCCTGCTCGAAACCATGCGCCGCGAAGGCTACGAAGTGCAGGTCGGCGCGCCCCAGGTGATCATCCGCGAGATCGACGGTGAGAAGCACGAACCCATCGAGCACCTCGTCCTCGACATGCCCGAGAGCCTCTCCAGCGCCGTCATCGGCGTGCTGGGCAGCCGCAAGGGCCAGATGGTCAACATGGAACCCATGGGCACCCGCGTCCGCGTGGAATTCAAGATTCCCAGCCGCGCGCTGTTCGGTTTCCGTAACCAGTTCCTGAGCATGACCCAGGGCGAAGGCATCATGAGCCACATCTTCGACGGGTACGCCCCCTGGGCCGGCGAGATCAAGAGCCGCCAGAACGGCAGCCTCGTCTCCATGGAAGACGGCCCCGCCTTCGCGTACTCCATCTGGAAACTCCAGGACCGCGGCAACTTCTTCATCGAGGCCGGCGCGGAAGTGTACATCGGCATGATCGTCGGCGAGAACGCCCGCGAGCAGGACATGAACGTGAACGTCTGCAAGAACAAGAAGCTCACGAACGTCCGCTCCAGCGGCGCCGACGACGCCCTGACCCTGACGCCCATCCGCCGCCTGAGCCTCGAAGACGCCCTCGAGTACATCAGCGAGGACGAACTGGTGGAACTCACCCCGAACAACATCCGCCTGCGCAAGAAGATCCTGAACCCCAGCCTCCGCAAGTAA
- a CDS encoding FAD binding domain-containing protein, which translates to MRAFTYERATTPEAAAGATLAEGAKFIAGGTNLLDLMKLDIERPSHLVDISRLDLNTITETEDGGLRVGALVTNTDLASDPRVKAGYGVLSRAIVAGASGQIRNKATTGGNLLQRARCSYFYDTNLPCNKREPGSGCAALTGLSRPLAVIGTSDACIAQHPSDMAVAMRVLDATVNTLRADGTERTLALDDFYRLPGDTPHLETTLEAGELITGVTLPPPVGGTHVYRKVRDRASYAFALVSVAAIVNGRESRFAFGGVAPRPWRVEEAETAGAAAGPDARARAVIDAAFAEARPTEQNAFKVPLLRRTLTAVLEQASGEEK; encoded by the coding sequence GCGACCCTGGCCGAGGGCGCGAAGTTCATCGCGGGCGGCACGAACCTGCTGGACCTGATGAAACTGGACATCGAGCGGCCCTCGCATCTGGTGGACATCAGCCGCCTGGACCTGAACACCATCACGGAAACGGAGGACGGCGGGCTGCGCGTGGGTGCGCTCGTCACGAACACCGACCTCGCCAGCGACCCGCGCGTGAAGGCCGGGTACGGCGTGCTGTCGCGCGCGATCGTGGCCGGGGCGTCCGGGCAGATCCGGAACAAGGCCACGACCGGCGGAAACCTGCTGCAACGGGCGCGCTGCTCGTACTTCTACGACACCAACCTGCCCTGCAACAAGCGCGAGCCGGGCAGCGGTTGCGCGGCCCTGACCGGCCTGAGCCGCCCGCTGGCCGTGATCGGCACGTCGGACGCCTGCATCGCGCAGCACCCGTCGGACATGGCCGTGGCGATGCGCGTGCTGGACGCCACCGTGAACACCCTGCGGGCGGACGGCACCGAGCGCACACTGGCGCTGGACGACTTCTACCGCCTGCCGGGCGACACGCCCCACCTGGAAACCACGCTGGAGGCAGGTGAACTGATCACGGGTGTCACGCTGCCGCCCCCGGTCGGCGGCACGCACGTGTACCGCAAGGTCCGCGACCGGGCGTCGTACGCGTTCGCGCTGGTGTCGGTCGCGGCCATCGTGAACGGCCGGGAATCCCGCTTCGCGTTCGGCGGGGTCGCGCCCCGCCCGTGGCGTGTGGAGGAAGCCGAGACGGCCGGAGCGGCTGCCGGACCGGACGCACGTGCCCGCGCCGTGATCGACGCAGCCTTTGCGGAGGCGCGTCCCACCGAACAGAACGCCTTCAAGGTTCCGCTGCTGCGCCGCACCCTGACCGCCGTGCTGGAGCAGGCCTCCGGGGAGGAGAAATGA
- a CDS encoding xanthine dehydrogenase family protein molybdopterin-binding subunit has product MKFDQPATPNPIDQERVVTRPHTRIEGPLKVTGQAPYAYEYQLPETPTYGFVLGAGIARGKIKSIDTAAAEAAPGVLLVLTHENMPAQGASDTPVPQQEDASPQLAGPEVRHYHQAVAFVVAETFEQARAAASLIEVEYEVTPGQFTLADTVDSGKEPDDAVDSVVGNFEKAFDAAEVTVDLTFTTPDQSQAPMEPHATIAHWDGEQLTVHTAHQVVHWVKRGLALTLKVPQKNVRVVSAYVGGGFGTKLLFFSDAVLSAAAARVLGRPVKTTLQRPLIFNNTSHRAATIQRVRLGADHAGNLSAVGHDAWTGNLPGGDTEPACEATKYLYAGANRQIRTRKTELDLPPGASMRAPGEAVGMLAIEGAMDELAEKLGVDPVELRLMNDVQFDPEKGPKRPFSSRKLAQALRTGAKAFGWEGRPRTPQERRDGEWLIGYGVASAFRTNLVKPSGATIRLEPGGTLTVETQMTDIGTGSYTILGQVAAEMLGLTLEQVQVRLGDSEYPASSGSGGSWGANSASAGVYAACDALRRDLAAKAGYTYANAVFRGGKIWQGAECTELSDLAGKEGVSATGSMTYGDLDEQFAQAGFGAHFVEVRVNAYTAEIRVNRALSVVGAGRILNPITARSQCLGGMTMGIGSALMEELHVDHDLGLFVNHDLGEYHVPVHADIPDMDVIFIDELDDASSPLRAKGLGELGISGVGAAVANAVYNATGVRVRDFPITLDKILAGWDAQA; this is encoded by the coding sequence ATGAAGTTCGATCAGCCCGCCACACCCAATCCCATCGATCAGGAACGCGTCGTCACCCGCCCACACACCCGCATCGAGGGGCCGCTGAAAGTCACGGGACAGGCCCCGTACGCCTACGAGTACCAGCTGCCCGAGACGCCCACGTACGGCTTCGTGCTCGGCGCTGGCATCGCCAGGGGGAAGATCAAATCCATCGACACGGCCGCCGCCGAAGCCGCGCCGGGCGTGCTGCTGGTCCTGACGCACGAGAACATGCCCGCGCAGGGCGCGTCGGACACGCCCGTCCCGCAGCAGGAGGACGCCTCGCCGCAACTGGCCGGGCCGGAAGTGCGGCACTACCATCAGGCAGTCGCGTTCGTGGTTGCGGAAACCTTCGAGCAGGCGCGTGCCGCCGCCAGCCTGATCGAGGTGGAGTACGAGGTCACGCCCGGCCAGTTCACGCTTGCGGACACCGTGGACAGTGGCAAGGAACCGGATGACGCGGTGGACAGCGTCGTCGGGAACTTCGAGAAGGCCTTCGACGCGGCCGAGGTGACCGTCGACCTGACCTTCACCACCCCGGACCAGTCACAGGCACCGATGGAACCGCACGCGACCATCGCGCACTGGGACGGCGAGCAGCTGACCGTCCACACCGCGCATCAGGTGGTGCACTGGGTCAAGCGCGGGCTGGCCCTGACGCTGAAAGTGCCGCAGAAGAACGTCCGCGTGGTCAGTGCCTACGTGGGCGGGGGCTTCGGCACGAAACTGCTGTTCTTCTCGGACGCGGTGCTGTCGGCCGCCGCCGCGCGAGTGCTGGGCCGCCCGGTCAAGACCACCCTGCAACGCCCGCTGATCTTCAACAACACCTCGCACCGCGCCGCGACCATCCAGCGCGTGCGGCTCGGCGCGGATCACGCCGGGAACCTCTCGGCCGTCGGGCATGACGCCTGGACCGGGAACCTGCCGGGCGGCGACACCGAACCCGCCTGCGAGGCCACCAAGTACCTGTACGCCGGAGCGAACCGTCAGATCCGCACCCGCAAGACCGAACTGGACCTGCCGCCCGGCGCCAGCATGCGCGCCCCCGGTGAGGCCGTGGGGATGCTGGCCATCGAGGGCGCGATGGATGAACTTGCCGAGAAACTGGGCGTGGACCCGGTCGAACTGCGCCTGATGAACGACGTGCAGTTCGATCCGGAGAAAGGTCCGAAACGGCCGTTCTCGTCCCGCAAGCTCGCGCAGGCCCTCCGCACCGGCGCGAAAGCCTTCGGCTGGGAGGGGCGGCCCCGCACGCCGCAGGAACGCCGTGACGGCGAGTGGCTGATCGGGTATGGCGTGGCGTCCGCGTTCCGCACGAACCTCGTCAAACCGTCCGGCGCGACCATCCGCCTGGAACCCGGCGGCACCCTGACCGTCGAGACGCAGATGACCGACATCGGCACCGGCAGTTACACCATCCTCGGGCAGGTCGCCGCCGAGATGCTCGGCCTGACCTTGGAGCAGGTGCAGGTGCGCCTGGGTGACAGCGAGTACCCGGCGTCCAGCGGGTCCGGCGGCTCATGGGGCGCGAACAGCGCCTCGGCAGGCGTGTACGCCGCGTGCGACGCGCTGCGCCGCGACCTGGCAGCAAAGGCCGGGTACACGTACGCGAACGCCGTGTTCCGGGGTGGCAAGATCTGGCAGGGCGCCGAGTGCACCGAACTGAGCGACCTGGCCGGCAAGGAAGGCGTGAGCGCCACCGGCAGCATGACGTACGGCGACCTGGACGAGCAGTTCGCGCAGGCGGGCTTCGGCGCGCACTTCGTGGAGGTCCGCGTGAACGCCTACACCGCCGAGATCCGCGTGAACCGCGCCCTGAGCGTCGTCGGGGCCGGACGCATCCTGAACCCCATCACGGCCCGCAGCCAGTGCCTGGGCGGCATGACCATGGGCATCGGCTCAGCACTCATGGAGGAACTGCACGTGGACCACGACCTGGGTCTGTTCGTGAACCACGACCTCGGCGAGTACCACGTGCCGGTCCACGCGGACATTCCGGACATGGACGTGATCTTCATCGACGAACTCGACGACGCCTCCAGCCCGCTGCGCGCCAAGGGCCTCGGGGAACTCGGGATCAGCGGGGTCGGCGCGGCCGTCGCGAACGCCGTGTACAACGCGACCGGCGTGCGCGTGCGCGACTTCCCGATCACGCTCGACAAGATCCTGGCCGGGTGGGACGCCCAGGCGTAA
- a CDS encoding class I SAM-dependent methyltransferase: MSTSPPSAAGWVVPFYDLQDRLIGCYSAPLHPAHVEAARRLRGQYPQATRLLELGAGGGQFAVSAAAEGFTVTALELRAAGAEHTLRLAREHGVTLSAVQGDFYTADPGGPFDLIVYWDGFGVGSDDDQRRLLTRISRWLAPQGHALLDIYTPWYWASHAGYTRHTDTYTQVYGFDHATSRLTDTYLETGGQQHTQSLRCYSPDDLRRLLAGTGLRLAQAEPGGMFDTGTGTWHPQADWVSCMTFQAVLVPE; encoded by the coding sequence ATGTCCACTTCACCACCATCCGCTGCCGGGTGGGTCGTTCCCTTCTATGACCTTCAGGACCGCCTGATCGGCTGTTACTCCGCGCCGCTGCACCCGGCGCATGTCGAGGCGGCCCGGCGCCTGCGCGGGCAGTACCCGCAGGCGACCCGGCTGCTGGAACTCGGTGCCGGGGGCGGGCAGTTCGCCGTGAGTGCCGCCGCCGAGGGGTTCACGGTCACGGCGCTGGAACTCCGGGCGGCGGGCGCAGAGCACACGCTGCGACTGGCACGCGAGCACGGCGTGACCCTGAGTGCCGTGCAGGGGGATTTCTATACGGCCGATCCGGGCGGTCCCTTCGATCTGATCGTGTACTGGGACGGGTTCGGCGTCGGCAGCGACGACGACCAGCGCCGACTGCTGACCCGGATCTCCCGCTGGCTGGCCCCCCAGGGGCACGCGCTGCTGGACATCTACACCCCGTGGTACTGGGCCAGTCACGCCGGGTACACCCGCCACACCGACACCTACACGCAGGTGTACGGCTTTGACCACGCGACCAGCCGCCTGACCGACACGTACCTGGAGACGGGCGGGCAGCAGCACACCCAGTCGCTGCGCTGCTACTCCCCCGACGACCTGCGCCGCCTGCTGGCAGGCACGGGGCTACGGCTGGCGCAGGCCGAGCCGGGCGGGATGTTCGACACCGGCACCGGAACGTGGCACCCGCAGGCGGACTGGGTGTCGTGCATGACGTTTCAGGCAGTCCTCGTTCCAGAGTAG